In the Piscinibacter sp. XHJ-5 genome, one interval contains:
- a CDS encoding amino acid aminotransferase has translation MFQHLEPYAGDPILSLNEAYGNDPRPHKINLSIGIYFDDAGHIPVLDCVRKAEAQLLAEGAAKPYLPIEGAPACRRAVQQLLFGNDHEAVKSNRIATLQTVGSSGGLKVGADFLKRWFAASEVWVSDPTWDNHRAMFEGAGLKVHTYPYYDAATGGLKFDAMLATLRTLPAGSIVLLHACCHNPTGVDLTRRQWEELIPVLRERELLPYLDLAYQGYGDGIAEDAFAVRSLASAGLSFFIANSFSKSMSLYGERAGALSVVCPNADEAELVLGQLKATVRRNYSSPPIHAGLVVAKVLSEPALRAAWEADVAAMRARILAMRRSLHAVLTAKLPSRNFDYFLTQRGMFSYTGLTATQVDRLREEHAVYLVRSGRMCVAGLNTKNVEATAVAMAAVLA, from the coding sequence ATGTTCCAGCACCTCGAGCCCTATGCCGGCGATCCCATCCTGTCGCTGAACGAGGCCTACGGCAACGACCCGCGGCCCCACAAGATCAACCTGTCGATCGGCATCTACTTCGACGATGCCGGGCACATCCCGGTGCTCGACTGCGTGCGCAAGGCCGAGGCGCAGCTGCTTGCCGAGGGCGCCGCCAAGCCGTACCTGCCGATCGAAGGTGCGCCGGCGTGCCGCCGGGCCGTGCAGCAGCTGCTGTTCGGCAACGACCACGAAGCGGTGAAGAGCAACCGCATCGCCACCTTGCAGACGGTCGGCTCCAGCGGCGGGCTCAAGGTCGGCGCCGACTTCCTCAAGCGCTGGTTCGCGGCCAGCGAGGTGTGGGTCAGCGATCCGACCTGGGACAACCACCGTGCGATGTTCGAAGGCGCCGGCCTCAAGGTGCACACGTACCCTTACTACGACGCCGCCACCGGCGGCCTCAAGTTCGACGCAATGCTGGCCACGCTGCGCACCCTGCCGGCGGGCAGCATCGTGCTGCTGCACGCCTGCTGCCACAACCCCACCGGCGTGGATCTCACCCGCCGCCAGTGGGAAGAGCTGATCCCGGTGCTGCGCGAGCGCGAGCTGCTGCCCTACCTGGACCTGGCCTACCAGGGCTACGGCGACGGCATCGCCGAGGACGCGTTCGCCGTGCGCTCGCTCGCCAGCGCCGGGCTGTCGTTCTTCATCGCCAACTCGTTCTCCAAGAGCATGAGCCTGTATGGCGAGCGGGCCGGCGCGCTCAGCGTGGTGTGCCCGAATGCCGACGAAGCGGAGCTCGTGCTCGGCCAGCTCAAGGCCACGGTGCGGCGCAACTACTCCAGCCCGCCGATCCACGCCGGCCTGGTGGTCGCGAAGGTGCTGTCCGAGCCCGCCCTGCGCGCCGCCTGGGAAGCCGACGTGGCCGCCATGCGCGCTCGCATCCTCGCGATGCGACGCAGCCTGCATGCGGTGCTGACCGCGAAGCTGCCCTCGCGCAACTTCGACTACTTCCTCACGCAGCGGGGAATGTTCAGCTACACCGGGCTCACGGCGACGCAGGTGGACCGGCTCCGCGAGGAGCATGCCGTGTACCTGGTGCGCTCGGGGCGGATGTGCGTGGCGGGGTTGAACACGAAGAATGTCGAGGCGACGGCGGTCGCGATGGCGGCGGTGCTGGCCTAG
- a CDS encoding glucose 1-dehydrogenase, translating to MRLQGKSTIVTGGGSGFGEGIVRKFIAEGAKVLIADRDEANARRVAEATGAQWIRTDVARAEDTRSMIDAAVERFGALDVLVNNAGIGHLPQPLEDLPEDEFDRILAVNVKSIYLAAKEAVPRFKAQKKGVILNIASTAGVSPRPRLAWYNASKGWVITATRAMAVELAPFGIRVNALNPVAGDTPLLKTFLGEDTPQMRAKFLATIPIGRFSTPEDLGNAACFLCSDEASMITGVAMEVDGGRCI from the coding sequence ATGAGACTTCAAGGGAAATCCACCATCGTCACGGGCGGCGGCTCCGGCTTCGGCGAAGGCATCGTGCGCAAGTTCATCGCCGAAGGCGCGAAGGTGCTGATCGCCGACCGCGACGAGGCGAACGCGAGACGCGTCGCCGAGGCCACCGGCGCGCAATGGATCCGCACCGACGTCGCGCGCGCCGAAGACACCAGGTCGATGATCGACGCGGCCGTCGAGCGCTTCGGGGCGCTCGATGTCCTGGTCAACAACGCCGGCATCGGCCACCTGCCGCAGCCGCTGGAAGACCTGCCGGAGGACGAGTTCGACCGCATCCTGGCGGTCAACGTGAAGTCGATCTACCTCGCCGCGAAGGAAGCGGTGCCGCGCTTCAAGGCGCAGAAGAAGGGCGTGATCCTCAACATCGCCAGCACCGCCGGCGTGAGCCCGCGGCCCCGCCTGGCCTGGTACAACGCGAGCAAGGGCTGGGTCATCACGGCCACGCGGGCGATGGCGGTGGAGCTGGCGCCTTTCGGCATTCGCGTGAATGCGCTCAATCCGGTGGCGGGCGACACGCCGCTGCTGAAGACCTTTCTCGGCGAGGACACGCCGCAGATGCGCGCGAAGTTCCTGGCGACGATCCCCATCGGTCGGTTCTCGACCCCGGAGGATCTGGGGAATGCGGCGTGCTTCCTGTGCAGCGACGAGGCGTCGATGATCACCGGCGTGGCGATGGAGGTCGACGGCGGACGCTGTATTTGA
- a CDS encoding ABC transporter permease, with protein sequence MSFTFTDRAMRHTSFVIGGALVLLLSLAALLSLVWTPHPATDIDVSSKLQGPSAAHWLGTDSLGRDIVSQLIVGSQNSIAVGLIAVGIGMGFGVSLGLLAAARRGWVEELVMRLADFTFAFPALVTAIMLTAIYGGGLFNSILAIGIFNIPVFARISRAAANGVWTRDYVTAARACGRGTWHITFAHVLPNIASGLIVQATIQFANAILAEAALSFLGLGTQPPQPSWGRMLFEAQTMLFQAPQLAVWPGVAIALSVLGLNLMGDGLRDLLDPRLARAR encoded by the coding sequence ATGAGCTTCACCTTCACCGACCGCGCCATGCGGCACACCAGCTTCGTCATCGGCGGCGCGCTGGTTTTGCTTCTGTCGTTGGCCGCGCTGCTCTCGCTCGTGTGGACGCCGCATCCGGCCACCGACATCGACGTGTCGTCCAAGCTGCAGGGCCCGTCGGCCGCCCATTGGCTGGGCACCGACAGCCTCGGGCGCGACATCGTCTCGCAGCTCATCGTCGGCTCGCAGAACTCGATCGCGGTGGGCCTCATCGCGGTCGGCATCGGCATGGGCTTCGGTGTCTCGCTGGGCCTGCTCGCCGCGGCCCGCCGAGGCTGGGTCGAGGAGCTGGTGATGCGCCTGGCGGACTTCACCTTCGCGTTCCCGGCGCTGGTCACCGCCATCATGCTGACCGCCATCTACGGGGGCGGACTGTTCAACTCCATCCTCGCCATCGGCATCTTCAACATCCCGGTGTTCGCTCGCATCAGCCGCGCCGCCGCCAACGGCGTCTGGACACGCGACTACGTCACCGCCGCCCGCGCCTGCGGCAGGGGCACCTGGCACATCACCTTCGCGCATGTGCTGCCCAACATCGCGAGCGGTCTCATCGTGCAGGCCACGATCCAGTTCGCCAACGCGATCCTCGCCGAGGCGGCGCTGAGCTTTCTCGGGCTCGGCACCCAGCCGCCGCAGCCGTCGTGGGGGCGCATGCTGTTCGAGGCGCAGACGATGCTGTTCCAGGCGCCGCAGCTCGCCGTCTGGCCGGGGGTCGCCATCGCGCTGAGCGTGCTCGGACTCAACCTCATGGGCGACGGCTTGCGCGACCTGCTCGATCCGCGCCTGGCGAGGGCGAGATGA
- a CDS encoding aldehyde dehydrogenase family protein has protein sequence MGAGIPFDTTQVLVGGEWRAAHGGQTLTLVNPSDGSPLADIARGTASDVDAAVEAARSALEGGAWGRMTAAERGRLLGAIGRRVLEQADELARLEALDVGKPLKQGRADALALARYLEFYGGAADKVHGQTLPYQAGFTALTWREPHGVTGHIVPWNYPMQIVGRSVGAALAMGNACVLKPAEEACLTVLAFARIAQEAGLPPGALNVVPGLGEEAGAALSAHPGVDHLSFTGSVATGSLVQAAAARNTIPVTLELGGKSPQVVFADADLDAALPFLVNAGVQNAGQTCSAASRILVERPVYDTVLARMAERYRALRVGPALSDLDVGPMISQRQHEIVSHYLALARDSGLAIAAQAELVRDAPAGGYYLRPALVAGVPDRHALAQEEIFGPVQVLIPFSGEADAVRIANGTPYGLVAGVWTRDGGRQLRMARALKCGQVFINNYGAGGGVELPFGGVKRSGHGREKGFEALYGFSSLKTVAIHHG, from the coding sequence ATGGGCGCAGGCATTCCGTTCGACACGACCCAGGTGCTCGTCGGCGGCGAGTGGCGTGCGGCCCACGGCGGCCAGACGCTGACGCTGGTCAATCCGTCCGACGGCAGCCCGCTGGCGGACATCGCACGCGGCACGGCCAGCGACGTCGATGCGGCAGTCGAGGCCGCGCGCTCGGCACTCGAAGGCGGCGCCTGGGGACGCATGACGGCTGCCGAGCGCGGCCGCTTGCTGGGCGCCATCGGCCGGCGCGTGCTGGAGCAGGCCGACGAGCTGGCGCGGCTGGAAGCGCTGGACGTCGGCAAGCCGCTGAAGCAGGGGCGCGCCGACGCGCTGGCGCTGGCGCGCTACCTCGAGTTCTACGGTGGCGCGGCCGACAAGGTGCACGGCCAGACGCTGCCTTACCAGGCCGGTTTCACGGCGCTCACCTGGCGCGAGCCGCACGGCGTCACCGGGCACATCGTGCCCTGGAACTACCCGATGCAGATCGTCGGCCGCAGCGTGGGTGCGGCGCTGGCGATGGGCAACGCCTGCGTGCTCAAGCCGGCGGAGGAGGCCTGCCTCACGGTCCTGGCGTTCGCGCGCATCGCCCAGGAGGCCGGACTGCCGCCCGGCGCGCTCAATGTCGTGCCCGGGCTGGGCGAGGAAGCCGGGGCCGCGCTGTCGGCGCATCCGGGCGTCGACCACCTGTCGTTCACCGGCTCGGTCGCGACCGGATCGCTGGTGCAGGCGGCGGCCGCGAGGAACACGATCCCCGTGACGCTCGAGCTGGGCGGCAAGAGCCCGCAGGTGGTGTTCGCCGATGCGGACCTCGATGCGGCACTGCCCTTCCTCGTCAACGCGGGCGTGCAGAACGCGGGCCAGACCTGCTCCGCGGCGTCGCGCATCCTGGTCGAGCGGCCGGTGTACGACACCGTGCTTGCGCGCATGGCCGAGCGCTATCGCGCGCTGCGGGTCGGACCGGCCCTGAGCGACCTGGACGTCGGTCCGATGATTTCGCAGCGCCAGCACGAGATCGTGTCGCACTACCTCGCCCTGGCGCGCGACAGCGGGCTGGCGATCGCGGCGCAGGCCGAGCTGGTGCGCGACGCGCCGGCGGGCGGCTACTACCTGCGTCCGGCGCTGGTGGCCGGCGTGCCCGACCGTCATGCGCTCGCGCAGGAGGAGATCTTCGGCCCGGTGCAGGTGCTCATTCCGTTCTCAGGCGAAGCCGACGCCGTGCGCATCGCCAACGGCACGCCGTACGGGCTGGTGGCCGGCGTGTGGACCCGCGACGGCGGCCGGCAGCTGCGCATGGCACGGGCGCTGAAGTGCGGCCAGGTGTTCATCAACAACTACGGCGCCGGCGGCGGCGTGGAGCTGCCCTTCGGCGGCGTCAAGCGCTCGGGGCACGGGCGCGAGAAGGGCTTCGAGGCGCTGTACGGCTTCTCGAGTCTGAAGACGGTTGCCATCCACCACGGCTGA
- a CDS encoding ABC transporter permease, with protein sequence MSLFLLKRFATFIATLLAASAVIFAVLDVLPGNVAEVMLGESATPESMKALSARLGLDRPPLTRYGDWMAGLARGDMGTSVAYDTPVLDLVKERLAVTLPLAVMAMALTTVAALALGVYAASRHNKPGDAGVMVLSQLGIAVPTFWFAILLVWLFAVKLHWVSAGGFPGWEDSLWEGVKALLLPTIALAVFQTAILTRITRSAVLEVLREDFVRTARAKGLSRRQTLWRHVLRNAFVAVLTIMGLQFANLLAGTVIVESVFSLPGLGRLIFQAILNRDLVVVRNIVMLLAAAVIVINFVVDVLYAVIDPRLRAAHR encoded by the coding sequence ATCAGCCTCTTCCTGCTCAAACGCTTCGCCACCTTCATCGCGACGCTGCTGGCCGCCTCGGCGGTGATCTTCGCGGTGCTCGATGTGCTGCCTGGCAACGTGGCGGAGGTGATGCTCGGCGAAAGCGCCACGCCCGAGTCGATGAAAGCCCTCAGCGCCAGGCTGGGCCTGGACCGTCCACCGCTCACGCGCTACGGCGACTGGATGGCCGGCCTGGCGCGCGGCGACATGGGCACCAGCGTGGCCTACGACACGCCGGTGCTCGACCTGGTGAAGGAGCGCCTGGCCGTCACGCTGCCGCTGGCCGTCATGGCGATGGCGCTGACGACGGTGGCGGCGCTGGCGCTCGGCGTCTACGCGGCGTCGCGCCACAACAAGCCCGGCGACGCCGGGGTGATGGTGCTGAGCCAGCTCGGCATCGCCGTGCCGACCTTCTGGTTCGCGATCCTGCTGGTGTGGCTGTTCGCGGTGAAGCTGCACTGGGTGTCCGCGGGCGGCTTTCCGGGCTGGGAAGACAGCCTCTGGGAAGGCGTGAAGGCGCTGCTGCTGCCCACCATCGCGCTGGCCGTGTTCCAGACTGCCATCCTGACGCGCATCACCCGCTCTGCCGTGCTCGAGGTCCTGCGCGAGGACTTCGTGCGCACCGCGCGCGCCAAGGGGTTGAGCCGGCGCCAGACGCTGTGGCGCCACGTGCTGCGCAACGCCTTCGTCGCCGTGCTGACCATCATGGGCCTGCAGTTCGCCAACCTGCTCGCCGGCACTGTCATCGTCGAGAGCGTGTTCAGCCTGCCGGGACTGGGCCGCCTCATCTTTCAGGCCATTCTCAACCGCGATCTGGTGGTGGTGCGCAACATCGTCATGCTGCTGGCGGCGGCAGTCATCGTCATCAACTTCGTCGTCGACGTGCTCTATGCGGTGATCGATCCGCGCTTGAGGGCGGCACACCGATGA
- a CDS encoding response regulator: MAVRPSEQYTVALQGFSTFERGALASFLRLAAQRTPSYVQVDRLDRCDFVIADADHARSVQAVQAAGRLSDTVFVGAQSPHGAMAWLKRPVDPMQILRELDSLVEQRHSSPGELEAAREPVGAPRNMPALGRLDVAGDGSRRDVLVVEDSAIARRFLQVRLQKLGYRVHLAAEGKEALELLRRERFALVFLDVGLGPAGSLDGLAVCQQLKQDVVFARQGVPKVVIVTGLSGETDRVRGSLAGCDAYLTKPLTEPQLHDTLRTLDPGFAAREKSLAPPAP; encoded by the coding sequence ATGGCCGTGCGCCCGTCCGAGCAGTACACCGTGGCCCTCCAGGGCTTCAGCACCTTCGAGCGCGGCGCGCTCGCCTCGTTCTTACGCCTGGCGGCACAGCGAACGCCGTCGTATGTGCAAGTCGACCGCCTCGACCGCTGCGACTTCGTCATCGCCGACGCCGACCATGCCCGCTCGGTGCAAGCCGTGCAGGCGGCGGGGCGCCTGTCCGACACGGTGTTCGTCGGCGCGCAATCGCCGCACGGCGCGATGGCGTGGCTCAAGCGACCCGTCGATCCGATGCAGATCCTGCGCGAGCTGGATTCGCTGGTCGAGCAGCGCCACTCGTCGCCCGGCGAGCTGGAGGCCGCACGCGAGCCGGTCGGGGCGCCGCGAAACATGCCGGCGCTGGGCCGGCTCGACGTCGCGGGCGACGGCTCGCGGCGCGACGTGCTGGTCGTCGAGGACAGTGCGATCGCCCGGCGCTTCCTGCAGGTGCGGCTGCAGAAGCTGGGCTACCGGGTGCATCTCGCCGCGGAGGGCAAGGAGGCCCTCGAATTGCTGAGGCGCGAGCGCTTCGCGCTGGTCTTCCTCGACGTGGGCCTGGGCCCGGCGGGCAGTCTGGACGGCTTGGCGGTGTGCCAGCAGCTCAAGCAGGACGTGGTCTTCGCCCGCCAGGGCGTGCCCAAGGTGGTGATCGTCACCGGCCTGTCCGGGGAGACCGATCGGGTGCGCGGTTCGCTGGCCGGCTGCGACGCCTACCTCACCAAGCCGCTCACCGAGCCGCAGCTGCACGACACGCTGCGCACGCTGGACCCCGGCTTCGCGGCACGCGAGAAGAGCCTGGCTCCGCCGGCGCCCTGA
- a CDS encoding glutathione peroxidase: protein MATSVYDFEALSIEGKPAHLSTQRGKVLLIVNTASECGFTPQFGGLESLWETYRERGLVVVGFPSNEFGGQDPGSDEQIASFCSLNYGVTFPMMSKVQVNGAQAHPLWKWLTSEAPGFLGSQAIKWNFTKFLIGRDGRVLKRYAPTDTPESIRKDIEAALAEKA from the coding sequence ATGGCGACCAGCGTCTACGATTTCGAGGCCCTTTCGATCGAGGGCAAACCCGCCCACCTTTCTACACAGCGTGGAAAAGTGCTGCTGATCGTCAACACGGCGAGTGAATGCGGCTTCACGCCGCAGTTCGGCGGGCTGGAATCGCTGTGGGAGACCTACCGCGAGCGCGGCCTGGTGGTCGTGGGTTTCCCGAGCAACGAGTTCGGCGGCCAGGATCCCGGCTCGGACGAGCAGATCGCGTCGTTCTGCAGCCTCAACTACGGCGTGACCTTCCCGATGATGAGCAAGGTCCAGGTCAACGGCGCCCAGGCGCATCCGCTGTGGAAGTGGCTCACCTCGGAAGCCCCCGGTTTCCTCGGCAGCCAGGCCATCAAGTGGAACTTCACCAAGTTCCTCATCGGCCGCGACGGCCGTGTCCTCAAGCGCTACGCCCCGACCGACACGCCCGAGTCGATCAGGAAAGACATCGAAGCGGCCCTGGCCGAGAAGGCGTGA
- the alr gene encoding alanine racemase: MPRPIEALIHPDALAHNLQRARRAAPDAKVWAVVKANAYGHGIERAYPGLQAADGFALLDLAEAERVRALGWRGPILLLEGCFEPRDLELCSRLDLWHTVHREAQIDWLAAHKTQKPHQVFLKLNSGMNRLGFSPAAFRAAWRRLSGLTQVDSISLMTHFSDADGARGITDALAVFEAATHDLPGERSMCNSAATLRFAPGSAAVRGDWIRPGIMVYGSSPDFPAHDIAHWELQPTMTLRARLIATQELTPGGTVGYGSTFRADATMRIGVVACGYADGYPRLAPTGTPVLVDGVRTRLVGRVSMDMVTVDLTPVPRAQPGSEVTLWGCGPNGSFLPIDEVAHAAGTIGYELMCAVAPRVPVSVA; encoded by the coding sequence ATGCCCCGTCCGATCGAAGCCCTGATCCATCCCGACGCGCTCGCACACAACCTGCAACGGGCGCGCCGGGCGGCGCCGGATGCCAAGGTCTGGGCGGTGGTCAAGGCCAACGCGTATGGGCATGGCATCGAGCGCGCCTACCCCGGACTGCAAGCGGCCGACGGCTTCGCGCTGCTCGACCTGGCCGAAGCGGAGCGGGTGCGCGCCCTCGGCTGGCGCGGGCCCATCCTGCTGCTCGAAGGCTGCTTCGAGCCCCGCGACCTCGAGCTGTGCTCCCGGCTGGACCTGTGGCACACGGTGCACCGCGAGGCGCAGATCGACTGGCTGGCGGCGCACAAGACGCAGAAGCCGCACCAGGTCTTCCTCAAGCTGAACAGCGGCATGAACCGGCTCGGCTTCTCGCCGGCCGCGTTTCGCGCGGCCTGGCGGCGGCTGTCGGGACTGACGCAGGTCGACTCGATCTCCCTCATGACGCACTTTTCCGACGCCGACGGCGCGCGGGGCATCACCGACGCGCTGGCCGTTTTCGAGGCCGCGACGCACGACCTGCCCGGCGAGCGGTCGATGTGCAACAGCGCCGCGACGCTGCGATTCGCACCTGGTTCAGCGGCCGTGCGAGGCGACTGGATTCGTCCCGGCATCATGGTCTACGGCTCGTCGCCGGACTTTCCGGCGCACGACATCGCTCACTGGGAGCTGCAGCCGACCATGACCTTGCGCGCGCGGCTCATCGCGACGCAGGAGCTCACGCCGGGCGGCACGGTCGGCTACGGCAGCACGTTCCGCGCCGACGCCACGATGCGCATCGGCGTGGTCGCCTGCGGCTATGCCGACGGCTACCCGCGGCTCGCGCCGACGGGGACGCCGGTGCTGGTCGACGGCGTGCGCACGCGCCTGGTCGGTCGGGTGTCGATGGACATGGTGACCGTCGACCTCACGCCCGTGCCTCGGGCCCAGCCGGGCAGCGAGGTGACGCTCTGGGGCTGCGGGCCGAACGGCAGCTTCCTGCCCATCGACGAAGTGGCGCATGCGGCGGGCACCATCGGTTATGAGCTGATGTGCGCGGTGGCCCCGCGCGTGCCGGTGTCCGTGGCGTAA
- a CDS encoding DMT family transporter produces MSKIRSLAPIVCLMFNALVWGTSWWAFRLLESQALHPLWATVFVYVLAVAVIGVLRPRAFVQVATTPALWVLMLASGITNAGFNWAVVIGDVVRVVLLFYLMPLWTVLLARLLLHEPLTAAAGIRVAMALAGAAIVLWPAGRGLPLPGSLADWLGLLGGFSFALNNVMLRREARRPEEGRALAMFVGGVLVAGTLATTLASHAAVPWPPGPAPGWIVAAFGLSLLFLLSNLSLQYGASRLPANVTSVVMLSEVVFASVSAIALGGGRLTAPLLVGGGLIVAAALLSARSASAAH; encoded by the coding sequence GTGTCGAAGATCCGCTCGCTGGCCCCCATCGTCTGCCTGATGTTCAACGCCCTCGTGTGGGGCACTTCGTGGTGGGCGTTCCGCCTGCTCGAGTCGCAGGCGCTGCATCCGCTGTGGGCAACGGTGTTCGTCTACGTGCTGGCGGTGGCCGTGATCGGCGTGCTGCGCCCGCGCGCCTTCGTGCAGGTCGCGACGACGCCGGCGCTGTGGGTCCTGATGCTGGCATCGGGCATCACGAATGCCGGCTTCAACTGGGCGGTCGTCATCGGCGACGTGGTGCGCGTCGTGCTCTTGTTCTATCTGATGCCGCTGTGGACGGTGCTGCTGGCCCGGCTGCTGCTGCACGAACCGCTGACGGCCGCGGCCGGCATCCGGGTGGCGATGGCGCTGGCGGGAGCGGCGATCGTGCTGTGGCCCGCCGGCCGCGGCCTGCCCCTGCCCGGCTCGCTGGCCGATTGGCTCGGGCTGCTCGGCGGCTTCTCGTTCGCGCTGAACAACGTGATGCTGCGGCGCGAAGCCCGCCGCCCCGAGGAAGGACGCGCGCTCGCGATGTTCGTCGGCGGCGTGCTGGTGGCGGGGACGCTGGCGACGACTCTGGCATCGCACGCCGCCGTGCCGTGGCCGCCGGGGCCCGCGCCCGGCTGGATCGTGGCCGCCTTCGGGCTGTCCCTCCTCTTCCTGCTCAGCAACCTGTCGCTGCAGTACGGCGCCTCGCGCCTGCCGGCCAACGTCACCTCGGTGGTGATGTTGAGCGAGGTGGTGTTCGCCTCGGTTTCGGCGATCGCCTTGGGCGGCGGGCGGCTCACGGCGCCCCTGCTGGTGGGCGGCGGGCTGATCGTCGCCGCGGCGCTGCTGTCGGCGCGAAGCGCTTCAGCAGCGCACTGA
- the lplT gene encoding lysophospholipid transporter LplT, which yields MKKGFYTIMSAQFFSSLADNALFVAAVELLKTSGQAEWQRAALVPMFALFYVILAPFVGAFADAVPKGKVMFFSNLVKVVGCLMMLFGTHPLLSYAIVGLGAAAYSPAKYGILTELLPNSQLVKANGWIEGLTIASIILGVLLGGQLVGHVVAPRLLSLEMPLVDTGIDTPPEAAIASLILLYVLAALFNLKIPRTEAPLQPLAHSAAALVRDFSNCNARLWNDKLGQISLATTTLFWGVSGNLRYIVLAWAAAALGYSTTQASSLVGVVAVGTAVGAVVASLRMRLDQATNVIPLGIAMGVLVIAMNFIHNVWMAAPFLIVLGAIGGYLVVPMNALLQHRGHNLMGAGRSIAVQNFNEQACILGLGAFYTGMTKLGMSAFGAITIFGLAVAAIMWLIKRWHEGNLVKHPDEVAHLLALARSDRH from the coding sequence ATGAAAAAAGGCTTCTACACCATCATGTCGGCGCAGTTCTTCAGCTCGCTCGCCGACAACGCCCTGTTCGTCGCCGCCGTCGAACTGCTCAAGACTTCCGGTCAGGCCGAGTGGCAGCGCGCCGCGCTGGTGCCGATGTTCGCGCTGTTCTATGTGATCCTCGCCCCCTTCGTCGGCGCCTTCGCCGACGCCGTGCCCAAGGGCAAGGTCATGTTCTTCTCGAACCTCGTCAAGGTGGTCGGCTGCCTGATGATGCTGTTCGGCACGCATCCGCTGCTGTCGTACGCCATCGTCGGGCTGGGCGCCGCGGCCTATTCGCCCGCCAAGTACGGCATCCTGACCGAGCTGCTGCCGAATTCCCAGCTGGTCAAGGCCAACGGCTGGATCGAAGGCCTGACCATCGCGTCCATCATCCTGGGCGTGCTGCTGGGCGGGCAGCTCGTCGGTCACGTCGTGGCGCCGCGCCTGCTGTCGCTGGAGATGCCGCTGGTCGACACGGGGATCGACACGCCGCCCGAAGCCGCGATCGCGTCCCTCATCCTGCTGTACGTGCTGGCGGCGCTGTTCAACCTGAAGATTCCGCGCACCGAAGCGCCGCTGCAGCCGCTGGCCCACAGCGCCGCCGCGCTGGTGCGCGACTTCTCCAACTGCAACGCGCGCCTGTGGAACGACAAGCTGGGACAGATCTCGCTTGCCACCACGACGCTGTTCTGGGGCGTCTCGGGCAATCTGCGCTACATCGTGCTCGCCTGGGCGGCGGCTGCGCTCGGCTACAGCACGACCCAGGCCTCCTCGCTGGTCGGCGTCGTGGCCGTCGGCACCGCCGTCGGCGCGGTGGTCGCCTCGCTGCGCATGCGGCTGGACCAGGCGACCAACGTGATCCCGCTGGGCATCGCGATGGGCGTGCTGGTCATTGCGATGAACTTCATCCACAACGTGTGGATGGCCGCTCCGTTCCTGATCGTGCTCGGCGCAATCGGCGGCTACCTGGTGGTGCCGATGAATGCGCTGCTGCAGCACCGCGGCCACAACCTGATGGGTGCCGGCCGCTCCATCGCGGTGCAGAACTTCAACGAGCAGGCCTGCATCCTCGGGCTGGGTGCCTTCTACACCGGCATGACCAAGCTCGGCATGTCGGCTTTCGGGGCGATCACCATCTTCGGCCTGGCCGTCGCGGCCATCATGTGGCTGATCAAGCGCTGGCACGAGGGCAACCTCGTGAAGCATCCCGACGAGGTGGCGCACCTGCTGGCGCTCGCCCGCAGCGACAGGCACTGA